A part of Onthophagus taurus isolate NC chromosome 7, IU_Otau_3.0, whole genome shotgun sequence genomic DNA contains:
- the LOC111413671 gene encoding glycerol kinase 5 isoform X1, translating into MSEMRYIATLDVGTTTLRCHIINSNLNVISTATTEVTLIYPQPGFVEINPDELWEAVQRVIKKAIGGNLFNSYYLLSYLFVCLDAGLQPCDISCLAISTQRSTFITWQRNNGKPFHNFITWKDMRSKSLVKSWNNSFTMNVFRKLGYLIYCFTRNRRYLMASELNFSTIQCSCRLLWVLENIPAVAENLRRRNVCFGTLDTWLIYKLSGFRLFVSDVANASSTGLYDPFIMEWSTWPRELFGISLDIYPNVVSTDYDFGNTAYDIFDASIPLKCMTADQQASMFASWYLSQNDIKVTLGTGTFIDLNTKNEAHASVGGIYPLVAWKLENKITYMAEAACNDTGSLIQWLLSIGLINTPEETSSLAQEVENSDGVYFVPAFSGLGPPISDDMAASGFFGVKPTSTKAHLVRATLESIVYRIILSLNVLKSERNESYKKICVDGGVSNNDFVCQMLANMSGLEVIRFRTHDLSVIGATLIAGINAGIWNNNENPIKTFNKETTIFEPNIKESLRKELHANLDNWLKVVKRFKSWYLK; encoded by the exons ATGAGTGAAATGAGATATATAGCGACGTTGGACGTCGGAACGACCACTCTTCGTTGTcatataataaattcaaatttgaatgTTATTTCAACAGCAACTACCGAA gTTACTTTAATTTATCCACAACCCGGGTTTGTAGAAATAAATCCTGATGAACTTTGGGAGGCTGTTCAAAGAGTCATAAAAAAAGCAATCGGGGGTAATTTGtttaatagttattatttattgagttatttatttgtttgtttagaTGCTGGATTACAACCATGTGATATAAGTTGTTTAGCCATTTCCACACAAAGATCTACTTTTATTACTTGGCAAAGAAATAATGGGAAAccttttcataattttataacatGGAAAGATATGAGATCGAAAAGTTTGGTGAAAAGTTGGAATAATTCGTTTACTATGaat gtTTTCAGAAAATTAGGGTAtctaatttattgttttacgAGAAATCGAAGATATCTAATGGCaagtgaattaaatttttccacaatacag tgTTCATGTAGATTATTATGGGTGTTGGAAAATATTCCCGCAGTAGCGGAAAACTTGAGACGACGAAACGTTTGTTTTGGTACCCTAGATACTTGGCTAATTTACAAATTATCGGGCTTCCGGTTATTCGTCAGCGATGTGGCAAACGCGAGTTCGACCGGTCTTTATGATCCATTCATCATGGAATGGTCAACTTGGCCTAGGGAACTCTTTGGAATTAGTTTAGACATTTACCCGAACGTTGTTAGTACTGATTACGATTTTGGTAATACAGCTTATGATATTTTTGATGCTTCCATTCCATTAAAATGTAtg acaGCTGATCAACAAGCAAGCATGTTTGCATCTTGGTATTTGAGTCAAAATGACATCAAAGTAACTTTAGGTACCGGAACGTTTATCGATTTGAATACAAAAAATGAAGCTCACGCTAGTGTTGGAGGAATTTATCCTCTCGTAGCTTGGAAATTAGagaataaaattacttatatGGCTGAAGCGGCATGTAACGATACCGGATCATTAATTCAATGGTTATTAAGTATAG gaTTAATAAACACCCCGGAAGAAACCTCCTCTTTGGCGCAAGAGGTTGAAAACAGCGATGGGGTGTATTTTGTTCCAGCTTTTAGCGGATTGGGa CCACCAATTTCGGACGATATGGCCGCTTCCGGTTTCTTTGGGGTTAAACCAACGAGCACTAAAGCGCACTTAGTCCGAGCTACGTTAGAAAGTATCGTTTATAGAATCATCTTGTCTTTGAACGTTTTAAAATCGGAACGAAACGAAagctataaaaaaatttg TGTAGACGGTGGAGTATCTAACAACGATTTCGTGTGCCAAATGTTAGCGAATATGTCTGGATTAGAAGTGATTCGTTTTCGAACGCACGATTTGTCAGTTATCGGAGCTACTTTAATAGCCGGTATTAATGCAG GTATTTggaataataacgaaaatccAATAAAAACATTCAATAAGGAAACGACGATATTTGAGccaaatataaaagaaagtcTCAGGAAAGAATTACACGCTAATTTAGACAATTGGTTAAAAGTGGTGAAGAGATTTAAATCGTGGTATTTGAagtaa
- the LOC111413671 gene encoding glycerol kinase 5 isoform X2 has translation MSEMRYIATLDVGTTTLRCHIINSNLNVISTATTEVTLIYPQPGFVEINPDELWEAVQRVIKKAIGDAGLQPCDISCLAISTQRSTFITWQRNNGKPFHNFITWKDMRSKSLVKSWNNSFTMNVFRKLGYLIYCFTRNRRYLMASELNFSTIQCSCRLLWVLENIPAVAENLRRRNVCFGTLDTWLIYKLSGFRLFVSDVANASSTGLYDPFIMEWSTWPRELFGISLDIYPNVVSTDYDFGNTAYDIFDASIPLKCMTADQQASMFASWYLSQNDIKVTLGTGTFIDLNTKNEAHASVGGIYPLVAWKLENKITYMAEAACNDTGSLIQWLLSIGLINTPEETSSLAQEVENSDGVYFVPAFSGLGPPISDDMAASGFFGVKPTSTKAHLVRATLESIVYRIILSLNVLKSERNESYKKICVDGGVSNNDFVCQMLANMSGLEVIRFRTHDLSVIGATLIAGINAGIWNNNENPIKTFNKETTIFEPNIKESLRKELHANLDNWLKVVKRFKSWYLK, from the exons ATGAGTGAAATGAGATATATAGCGACGTTGGACGTCGGAACGACCACTCTTCGTTGTcatataataaattcaaatttgaatgTTATTTCAACAGCAACTACCGAA gTTACTTTAATTTATCCACAACCCGGGTTTGTAGAAATAAATCCTGATGAACTTTGGGAGGCTGTTCAAAGAGTCATAAAAAAAGCAATCGGGG aTGCTGGATTACAACCATGTGATATAAGTTGTTTAGCCATTTCCACACAAAGATCTACTTTTATTACTTGGCAAAGAAATAATGGGAAAccttttcataattttataacatGGAAAGATATGAGATCGAAAAGTTTGGTGAAAAGTTGGAATAATTCGTTTACTATGaat gtTTTCAGAAAATTAGGGTAtctaatttattgttttacgAGAAATCGAAGATATCTAATGGCaagtgaattaaatttttccacaatacag tgTTCATGTAGATTATTATGGGTGTTGGAAAATATTCCCGCAGTAGCGGAAAACTTGAGACGACGAAACGTTTGTTTTGGTACCCTAGATACTTGGCTAATTTACAAATTATCGGGCTTCCGGTTATTCGTCAGCGATGTGGCAAACGCGAGTTCGACCGGTCTTTATGATCCATTCATCATGGAATGGTCAACTTGGCCTAGGGAACTCTTTGGAATTAGTTTAGACATTTACCCGAACGTTGTTAGTACTGATTACGATTTTGGTAATACAGCTTATGATATTTTTGATGCTTCCATTCCATTAAAATGTAtg acaGCTGATCAACAAGCAAGCATGTTTGCATCTTGGTATTTGAGTCAAAATGACATCAAAGTAACTTTAGGTACCGGAACGTTTATCGATTTGAATACAAAAAATGAAGCTCACGCTAGTGTTGGAGGAATTTATCCTCTCGTAGCTTGGAAATTAGagaataaaattacttatatGGCTGAAGCGGCATGTAACGATACCGGATCATTAATTCAATGGTTATTAAGTATAG gaTTAATAAACACCCCGGAAGAAACCTCCTCTTTGGCGCAAGAGGTTGAAAACAGCGATGGGGTGTATTTTGTTCCAGCTTTTAGCGGATTGGGa CCACCAATTTCGGACGATATGGCCGCTTCCGGTTTCTTTGGGGTTAAACCAACGAGCACTAAAGCGCACTTAGTCCGAGCTACGTTAGAAAGTATCGTTTATAGAATCATCTTGTCTTTGAACGTTTTAAAATCGGAACGAAACGAAagctataaaaaaatttg TGTAGACGGTGGAGTATCTAACAACGATTTCGTGTGCCAAATGTTAGCGAATATGTCTGGATTAGAAGTGATTCGTTTTCGAACGCACGATTTGTCAGTTATCGGAGCTACTTTAATAGCCGGTATTAATGCAG GTATTTggaataataacgaaaatccAATAAAAACATTCAATAAGGAAACGACGATATTTGAGccaaatataaaagaaagtcTCAGGAAAGAATTACACGCTAATTTAGACAATTGGTTAAAAGTGGTGAAGAGATTTAAATCGTGGTATTTGAagtaa
- the LOC111413692 gene encoding STE20-related kinase adapter protein alpha, with the protein MVKFEPKNSEYRTISILGHCCNDIGVVHLAQHSPSGQMVAVKRFNMDKAKEESALIEYEIILTKQLRHSNILKYLVSYVWGSDVCVVSPLMGYGSCRDLLNNHFADGLPENAIALILRDVLDGVDYIHKKGLIHRAIRASHVLISDKGHACITGFRYACGIVSNGKWQQKIHSYPSSTVRNLNWLSPEVLQQNLRGYNERSDIYSVGVLICELANGAEPYADMSTTVMLTEKVRGSIPQLLDCSTIHLDDHNIQGDSAVMTILSRQAKRKFNEGLHEIALLCMQYEEMDRPTAAQLLTHPYLKFNRKHAHLTEYLAPVIPLSDKVAYNKDELDTIESVRKMSDLELYSCDWDF; encoded by the exons ATGGTCAAATTCGAGCCAAAAAACAGTGAGTATAGGACTATATCTATATTGGGGCACTGTTGCAATGATATCGGAGTTGTACACTTGGCTCAACATTCGCCCTCGGGGCAAATGGTTGCTGTTAAACGGTTTAATATGGACAAAGCTAAAGAAGAAAGTGCATTAATTGaa tatgAAATCATATTAACTAAACAACTAAGACACAGTAATATACTTAAATATCTTGTTTCATACGTTTGGGGTTCTGATGTGTGCGTAGTTAGCCCTTTGATGGGATACGGATCATGCagagatttattaaataatcacTTTGCTGATGGTCTCCCAGAAAACGCAATAGCTTTGATTTTACGAGACGTTTTGGATGGGGTCGATTACATACACAAAAAAGGGCTTATTCATAGAGCAATAAGAGCAAGTCATGTGTTAATATCAGATAAAGGGCACGCTTGTATCACCGGATTTAGATATGCTTGCGGAATCGTCAGTAATGGAAAATGGCAACAAAAAATCCATTCTTATCCGAGCAGCACAgttagaaatttgaattggtTAAGCCCCGAAGtgttacaacaaaatttaagaGGTTACAACGAGCGATCGGATATTTACAGCGTTGGCGTTTTAATTTGTGAGTTAGCAAACGGGGCGGAACCTTACGCTGATATGTCTACTACTGTTATGTTAACTGAAAAAGTTAGAGGATCGATTCCCCAATTATTAGATTGTTCTACGATACATCTTGATGATcataatatacagg GAGATTCAGCAGTGATGACAATTTTAAGTCGTCAGGCGAAGAGAAAATTCAACGAAGGTTTGCATGAAATAGCTTTACTTTGTATGCAATATGAAGAAATGGACAGACCGACTGCCGCTCAACTTTTAACGCATCCTTATTTgaaattcaatagaaaacaCGCTCATTTAACTGAATATCTTGCACCGGTTATTCCATTAAGTGATAAGGTGGCTTATAATAAAG atgaaTTGGATACTATTGAAAGTGTTAGAAAAATGTCTGACTTAGAATTGTATAGTTGCGACTGggatttttga
- the LOC111413694 gene encoding protein seele gives MLLYLFYILLLSAFASAKIDVRELKCLVCKVTFDELNVAINKLDPDLQMEIGGYKIDHEGNLKRKTVSQTQSEVALSETIEDICEKMEDYVRATYKSNGKLTLLKMVLSDGSMNPDMSIVDFIQDDDLNKSLKYYCEEILEMYEDAIIKNYINNKDTVKHKMCIEETKYCDTLEDTDKNETENEEVDEDIKNLEKILQEERDEL, from the exons atgttgttatatttattttatattcttcTTTTATCCGCATTTGCTTCAGCGAAGATAGACGTGAGagaattaaaatgtttag tttgcaAAGTTACATTTGACGAATTAAATGTTGCAATAAACAAATTAGATCCAGATTTACAAATGGAAATTGGTGGTTATAAAATAGATCATGAGGGAAATTTGAAGAGAAAAACTGTTTCCCAAACTCAATCAGAAGTTGCTTTATCTGAAACTATTGAAGATATTTGTGAAAAGATGGAAGATTATGTTCGAGCCACCTACAAATCAAACGGGAAGTTAACTTTATTGAAAATGGTTCTTTCTGATGGTAGTATGAATCCTGATATGTCCatagtggattttatacaagaTGATGATTTAAATAAGAGTCTTAAATATTAT tGCGAAGAAATTTTAGAGATGTATGAAGAtgcaatcattaaaaattacattaataataaagacaCTGTGAAGCATAAAATGTGCATTGAAGAAACTAAATACTGTGATACTCTCGAAGATACCGATAAGAATGAAACTGAAAATGAGGAAGTCGATgaagatataaaaaacttgGAGAAAATCTTACAAGAAGAAAGAGATGAATTatag